The genomic DNA GGGAAAGGCTTCTTtcgaagataagaaaaaatatatgaatcctGTCATCATTCTGGATACTTCTCGAGATCTTGTTTCACAAATTTCCTCGACGATTTTAGACAAGAACTCTTCTTATCGTAAGTATATacgtacgtttttttttttttttttttgcaagtaGTAGGAAAGCAGTTTCTGTCGTGCGAGGCTGAAAGATATACTCAATTCTGCCGATGATCGAACGTACTGCAGAATATTTAAGATGAATTTTCCATACGAATCTTGATCAAACGATCATCAAACCATAAATACTTCAACGAAAGGATTGCATTCTGCTTGAGAAGGTGCAGGAACAGGAACACGTTTTTCTAAATCCATTCGTGGAAGAAAAGCTTCAATGCGCGGTTCTGCGGTTGGTGTATTTGTAGCAGGTACAGTCGCTCCTGGTGCTAATTGCAAACATTCGGCTGGAGTTAACTGAAAAtgcaattatatgaaataagaaattatcaaaaatacttttcgaattaatttatttttttttaaaaaattaaaaaattttaaaaacatcgtTTTGGAATATTTACCAAAGCTGCTTGCTGAGGAATCGCCGCAATACCACCAACATTTGctggattataataattagttgGACTAACTGGTGGCGAAGGATAAGGCCAATAGAAAATTGGAGGCGGATAATGTGCTGCAAATTGTGGTGGTCCACGTGGTAGCATTGCAGCCGCGGGTGGAAATATTGCTACTGGTGGCGGCGGCAACATCGTGCCTCctatagatagaaaaaaaaagaggaaagataaTCAAGGTTCGATCAAATTTATCTGATTATTAGTATtacatcaaatattat from Apis mellifera strain DH4 linkage group LG4, Amel_HAv3.1, whole genome shotgun sequence includes the following:
- the LOC102655838 gene encoding protein transport protein sec31, translating into MLPPPPVAIFPPAAAMLPRGPPQFAAHYPPPIFYWPYPSPPVSPTNYYNPANVGGIAAIPQQAALLTPAECLQLAPGATVPATNTPTAEPRIEAFLPRMDLEKRVPVPAPSQAECNPFVEVFMV